A region from the Volucribacter amazonae genome encodes:
- the bet gene encoding phage recombination protein Bet, translated as MSTTLQSLTQKLANRFEIADGSDLMLTLKNTAFKGNVNDSQMTALLIVANQYGLNPWTKEIYAFPDKNNGIVPIVGVDGWARILNENPQFDGIEFDLDDEKCTCRIYRKDRSKPISVTEYMSECYRNMGPWQTHPKRMLRHKAMIQCARLAFGFTGIYDQDEADRIAENNKEPINVTPKANILEGQAIELISAEQIEEIKQLVEVTSSNMDGLLAACGVKNIESIPKAMTEKVLKKLKDKLNQQQIRDDGIDGEDVPL; from the coding sequence ATGTCAACAACACTTCAATCCCTAACTCAAAAACTTGCCAATCGGTTTGAAATTGCTGATGGTTCAGATTTAATGCTAACCCTAAAAAATACCGCATTTAAAGGCAATGTGAATGATAGCCAAATGACAGCACTCTTAATCGTGGCTAATCAATATGGGCTTAATCCTTGGACAAAAGAAATTTACGCTTTCCCTGATAAAAATAACGGCATTGTCCCGATTGTTGGGGTGGATGGTTGGGCAAGAATTCTAAACGAAAATCCGCAGTTTGACGGCATTGAATTTGATCTTGATGATGAAAAATGCACTTGTCGCATTTACCGTAAAGACCGTTCCAAACCCATTTCAGTTACGGAATATATGAGCGAGTGCTATCGTAATATGGGACCTTGGCAAACCCACCCTAAACGAATGTTACGTCATAAAGCGATGATTCAATGTGCAAGATTAGCCTTTGGGTTTACAGGGATTTATGATCAAGATGAAGCTGATCGCATTGCAGAAAATAACAAAGAGCCGATCAATGTTACCCCTAAAGCAAATATCCTTGAAGGACAAGCGATTGAGCTTATTTCCGCCGAACAAATCGAGGAAATTAAGCAATTAGTTGAGGTAACTTCATCAAATATGGACGGCTTGCTGGCGGCTTGTGGCGTGAAAAATATTGAAAGTATTCCAAAGGCGATGACGGAGAAAGTGTTGAAAAAACTCAAAGATAAACTTAATCAACAGCAAATTCGTGATGACGGTATTGACGGTGAGGACGTGCCATTATGA